Proteins found in one Nostoc sp. NIES-3756 genomic segment:
- a CDS encoding Rqc2 family fibronectin-binding protein: MQPVDFTTLTATCSELRAHWLPSRLEQVYQRDRYTIAMALRTLNQRGWLQISWHPQAAHICIGDPPPRAPDTFTFSQQLVHQLGGLALVAIEAIAPWERVINLQFARRPGDEVLYHIYAEIMGKYSNAILTDANNLIITAAHQVSQQQSSVRPILTGQPYETPPKLTGTIPSLQESQARWQERVSLVPGAIKRQLLKSYSGLSAVLVESMLLVSEIPPETSTDTLTAEDWQRLFARWQEWLKALDNGNYLPAWMTHGYTVMGWGAIAPAKDIQTLINEYYTAQLNQQLFAQLRHQLTQKLSNILGKLRNKAQTFSDRLQQSDRADEYRQKADLLMAHLQNWEPGMTEIILSDFETGEPVAIALQPDKNAVLNAQNLYKQHQKLKRARAAVEPLLQEVQAEIDYLEQVEAAIAQIDKYQTAEDLQALEEIRDELIGQKYLEELEYRSRNNNETASTNFHNYRTLNGFQVLIGRNNRQNDQLTFRVAGDYDLWFHAQEIPGSHVLLRLDPGAVPDAADLQYVADLAAYYSRGRQSDQVPVVYTEPKYVYKPKGAKPGIAIYKQERILWGKPQSVEEAGGGGDVVRLRSPTGG, translated from the coding sequence GTGCAACCAGTAGACTTTACGACTCTAACAGCTACTTGTAGCGAACTCCGCGCTCATTGGCTACCATCGCGCCTAGAACAAGTTTATCAGCGCGATCGCTATACTATTGCTATGGCGTTACGTACTCTCAACCAGAGAGGTTGGCTACAAATATCTTGGCATCCTCAAGCAGCTCACATTTGTATTGGTGATCCACCTCCACGCGCCCCAGATACTTTTACCTTTAGCCAACAATTAGTTCACCAGTTGGGGGGATTAGCCTTAGTTGCGATTGAAGCGATCGCACCTTGGGAGCGTGTGATTAATTTACAATTTGCTCGTCGTCCAGGTGATGAGGTGCTGTATCACATCTACGCAGAAATCATGGGCAAGTATAGTAATGCAATTCTCACCGATGCCAACAATTTAATTATTACTGCTGCCCATCAAGTGAGTCAGCAACAATCAAGCGTGCGTCCCATACTCACCGGACAACCCTACGAAACACCGCCGAAACTCACTGGTACTATCCCCAGTTTGCAGGAAAGCCAAGCACGTTGGCAAGAAAGGGTGAGTTTAGTACCAGGAGCAATTAAGCGTCAGTTGCTTAAAAGTTATAGTGGGTTGAGCGCTGTTTTGGTAGAGTCGATGTTATTGGTATCTGAGATTCCACCAGAAACTTCTACTGATACTTTGACTGCTGAAGACTGGCAAAGATTATTTGCACGTTGGCAAGAATGGCTAAAAGCTTTAGATAATGGAAATTATCTACCAGCTTGGATGACACATGGATATACAGTCATGGGTTGGGGTGCGATCGCACCAGCCAAAGATATCCAAACATTAATCAATGAATACTACACAGCACAGCTAAATCAACAATTATTTGCCCAATTACGCCATCAGTTAACGCAGAAATTAAGTAATATTTTAGGTAAATTACGTAACAAAGCTCAAACTTTTAGCGATCGCTTACAACAATCAGATCGGGCTGATGAGTATCGGCAAAAAGCTGATTTATTAATGGCACACCTACAAAATTGGGAACCAGGGATGACAGAAATCATCCTATCTGATTTTGAGACAGGGGAACCTGTAGCGATCGCACTTCAACCAGATAAAAACGCTGTGCTAAATGCCCAAAACCTCTACAAGCAGCACCAAAAACTCAAACGCGCCCGTGCAGCAGTCGAACCACTATTGCAAGAAGTACAAGCAGAAATCGATTATTTAGAGCAAGTAGAAGCTGCTATTGCCCAAATAGATAAATATCAAACAGCAGAAGATTTGCAAGCCTTAGAAGAAATCCGTGACGAACTAATTGGACAGAAATATTTAGAAGAATTAGAGTATCGCAGCCGCAATAACAACGAAACTGCAAGCACAAACTTTCACAACTATCGCACCCTTAACGGCTTTCAAGTTTTAATTGGTCGCAACAACCGCCAAAATGACCAATTAACATTTCGTGTAGCCGGGGATTATGACTTATGGTTTCACGCCCAAGAAATCCCCGGTAGCCATGTACTATTACGCTTAGATCCTGGTGCTGTTCCAGATGCGGCTGACTTGCAGTATGTAGCCGATTTAGCCGCTTACTACAGTCGCGGTCGTCAAAGTGACCAAGTACCAGTGGTATACACTGAACCCAAATACGTTTATAAACCCAAAGGCGCTAAACCTGGAATTGCCATTTACAAGCAGGAACGCATCCTTTGGGGAAAACCGCAGTCGGTTGAGGAGGCAGGAGGTGGGGGGGATGTGGTTCGGCTACGCTCACCAACCGGGGGATGA
- the tftA gene encoding hormogonium tapered terminus morphoprotein TftA — MGRIFISAAHGGREVGGIDPGSIAGGTTEAREMILLRDLIVTELRSRSFEVLSVPDDLSAADTINWINVRGRRGDVALEVHADSASSPSVRGASVFHIANNNERKSNGELLLVGLLRRVPQLPNRGVKPDTDSGLGRLAFCRQITIASLLMQVAFLSSPEDRALLQNRRRDFALGIADGLASWSRVIDPNPGTPADPNYPPINININGQNYAEQGILVNGNAYIPIDLVDRLRIDLSKVPNVNRITYRRVVYVKAVELRDFNVAVSWDAATRTVTLRSNLVVCPGQIDRIISNGSTSEVQMQIFLRNNNENALAQFPDIPKLYREEASAEGVNYDIAFCQMCVETGFLRFGGDIKPEQNNFAGLGSIGGATEAASFPSARIGVRAHIQHLKAYASLEPLVNEVVDPRFRFVTRGVATKIDDLSGRWSADLDYGAKITAMVKRLYESAGLF; from the coding sequence ATGGGGCGTATTTTTATTTCAGCAGCTCACGGAGGGCGGGAGGTAGGGGGTATAGATCCAGGTTCAATCGCTGGGGGAACGACGGAAGCTAGAGAGATGATTTTGCTGCGGGATTTGATTGTGACAGAATTGCGATCGCGTAGTTTTGAGGTTTTGTCTGTTCCTGATGATTTGAGTGCGGCTGATACCATTAATTGGATTAATGTCCGTGGTCGTCGGGGTGATGTCGCCCTAGAAGTTCATGCTGATTCCGCTAGTAGTCCTAGTGTGCGTGGAGCTAGTGTTTTTCACATTGCTAATAACAATGAACGTAAAAGCAATGGCGAACTGCTATTAGTCGGACTGTTACGCCGCGTTCCTCAATTACCAAACCGAGGCGTTAAACCGGATACAGATAGTGGTTTGGGTAGATTAGCATTTTGTCGGCAGATTACAATTGCCTCTTTACTCATGCAGGTGGCATTCCTCAGCAGCCCAGAGGATAGGGCTTTGCTGCAAAATCGTCGCCGGGATTTTGCCTTGGGTATTGCTGATGGTTTAGCTTCATGGAGTCGAGTTATTGACCCAAATCCAGGAACTCCAGCCGACCCCAACTATCCACCTATCAACATTAACATTAACGGACAAAATTACGCAGAGCAAGGAATCTTAGTCAATGGTAACGCTTATATACCTATTGATTTAGTTGACCGCCTGCGGATTGATTTGTCAAAAGTGCCGAATGTCAATCGCATTACCTATCGCCGAGTCGTCTATGTCAAAGCAGTAGAATTGCGAGATTTTAACGTAGCAGTTAGCTGGGATGCAGCAACACGCACCGTTACCTTACGTTCTAATTTGGTAGTTTGCCCTGGTCAAATCGATAGAATCATTTCCAATGGCAGTACCTCAGAAGTACAGATGCAAATATTCCTGAGAAACAATAACGAGAATGCTTTAGCACAATTTCCAGATATCCCCAAACTCTATCGAGAGGAAGCAAGCGCCGAGGGAGTAAATTATGACATTGCCTTCTGCCAAATGTGCGTAGAAACAGGATTTTTACGCTTTGGTGGGGATATTAAACCAGAACAAAATAACTTTGCTGGCTTAGGTTCTATTGGTGGCGCTACTGAAGCTGCTTCTTTTCCCAGTGCCAGAATTGGTGTAAGGGCGCACATCCAACACCTCAAAGCCTACGCCAGTTTAGAACCCTTGGTAAATGAAGTGGTAGATCCAAGATTTCGCTTCGTTACCCGTGGCGTTGCTACTAAAATTGACGACCTTTCAGGGCGCTGGTCAGCCGATTTAGATTACGGTGCAAAAATTACAGCGATGGTCAAACGTTTGTATGAGTCCGCAGGGTTATTTTGA
- a CDS encoding Uma2 family endonuclease, with the protein MTVYGQIDPNILYPDSDGKPMADNTEQFRWIVLIKENLEILFASNDNVFIAGDLLWYPIRSQLIAPVAPDVMVVFGRPKGKRGSYRQWQEDNIPPQVVFEILSPSNDSKEMDRKLEFYDTYGVDEYYLYDPESFQLDGWVRQNEHLTKLWQMDGWVSPHLGIKFATGTGEPIIYRPDGQRFSNSVELNQRVEEAELLLEQERQRAEQLAQYLRSLGVDPNNLPPS; encoded by the coding sequence ATGACTGTCTACGGGCAAATAGACCCTAATATTCTTTATCCTGACAGCGACGGCAAGCCAATGGCAGACAATACAGAACAATTCCGTTGGATTGTCTTAATTAAAGAAAATTTAGAGATTTTATTTGCCAGTAATGACAATGTATTTATTGCTGGAGATTTGCTTTGGTATCCTATTCGCTCTCAGTTAATTGCACCAGTTGCACCCGATGTTATGGTTGTTTTTGGTAGACCAAAGGGTAAACGTGGTTCCTATCGTCAATGGCAAGAAGATAATATTCCCCCACAAGTAGTTTTTGAAATTCTCTCTCCCAGTAACGATAGCAAAGAGATGGATCGGAAACTTGAATTTTATGATACCTACGGTGTGGATGAATATTATTTGTATGATCCTGAAAGTTTTCAACTAGATGGCTGGGTGCGGCAAAATGAGCATTTAACTAAATTGTGGCAAATGGACGGTTGGGTTAGCCCTCATTTGGGTATTAAATTTGCAACTGGTACGGGAGAACCAATAATTTACCGTCCAGATGGACAGAGGTTTTCAAACTCCGTAGAACTAAATCAACGGGTAGAAGAAGCTGAGTTGTTGTTAGAACAAGAACGCCAACGTGCAGAACAGTTAGCACAATACTTGCGTAGTCTTGGCGTTGACCCCAATAACCTGCCGCCAAGCTAA
- a CDS encoding M48 family metallopeptidase — protein MNRKDLVANYRVWRRHWLYPLISVVVALSLCIGTPIVGRALDLRPLLLQGVQVLQLSNISDRQEVELGGQMNQELRGQVRISRNEALTNYVEQIGRRLAANSDRPNLPYTFQVVEDDAVNAFATLGGFVYVNTGLLKTADNEAELASVMAHEIGHIGGRHLVKQMRQRALASGVASAAGLDRSTAVGLGVELALNRPRSRSDEYDADTRGLRTLTRSGYAPSAMVSFMQKLLKGGGGLPTFLSTHPGTSDRINSLRRAINSQSSGARDGLDNAAYRAKIRSIL, from the coding sequence ATGAATAGGAAAGACTTGGTTGCAAATTACCGTGTATGGCGGCGGCACTGGCTGTATCCATTAATTTCAGTGGTTGTCGCTTTAAGCTTGTGTATAGGTACACCCATAGTTGGCAGAGCTTTAGACTTACGTCCGCTTTTATTACAAGGTGTGCAAGTACTTCAGCTGTCTAATATATCTGATCGCCAGGAAGTAGAGTTAGGCGGTCAGATGAATCAAGAATTGCGTGGTCAAGTGAGAATTTCTCGGAATGAGGCACTCACCAACTACGTAGAACAAATTGGACGGCGTTTGGCAGCAAATAGCGATCGCCCTAATCTTCCTTATACATTCCAAGTAGTTGAAGATGATGCTGTCAATGCCTTTGCAACTTTAGGCGGTTTTGTTTATGTGAATACGGGTTTACTCAAAACCGCAGACAATGAAGCGGAACTAGCCAGTGTGATGGCTCATGAAATCGGCCATATTGGCGGTAGACATCTAGTAAAACAAATGCGCCAAAGAGCGCTAGCTAGTGGTGTAGCCTCAGCCGCAGGTCTAGACCGTAGTACAGCCGTAGGTCTTGGTGTGGAACTAGCCCTCAACCGTCCTCGTAGCCGTAGTGATGAGTATGATGCTGATACAAGGGGATTAAGAACTTTAACAAGGTCTGGTTATGCTCCCTCAGCAATGGTTTCCTTTATGCAGAAACTGCTCAAAGGAGGAGGAGGTTTACCAACATTTTTGAGTACTCACCCCGGAACTAGCGATCGCATCAATTCTTTAAGACGCGCGATTAATTCCCAATCTAGTGGAGCGCGAGATGGTTTAGATAATGCCGCCTATAGAGCAAAAATCCGGTCAATATTGTAG
- a CDS encoding GAF domain-containing protein, with protein MSTLDHDPLEAGRVYKSTGALPQKMLRSSVYRAWERSHLQGANPRALQVEKLSSLETERLVEQHGYLLNAVHPYFHILSQAAGKEPHAVMLSDRHAVLLGLTGDEQTINTESFPQAGSLLSESVAGANGIGTSLAEEDYVEIITSEHFIDGFHPFTCQGIPLRNEKQEIVGVLSISSQRQDVGKRLKEILLCASRAVEAEILIANLEKDIHRVLISHPDDYQPLEKLRQDIIQAHHAARLKLEVSSRLVAVNRLDYAKQLLQQAEQSISMFQRQGEIWRNIASNHVDSVKTISLTDTIQDLVELLSTESAIRKVEVVTHWQEPITVITEPASLLRRLLRYFLQCFEIAGKGGTLEITAHRILNSENILVRFMPIAVLNTYSVEPTPFTFSLPVKIKQHEQSEFRKREGFNR; from the coding sequence ATGTCCACTTTAGACCATGATCCGTTAGAAGCAGGGCGTGTATATAAAAGTACAGGTGCATTACCTCAAAAAATGCTGCGTTCAAGCGTCTATCGTGCTTGGGAAAGATCCCATTTGCAAGGAGCTAATCCCCGCGCACTACAAGTAGAAAAACTCTCAAGTTTAGAGACTGAGCGTTTAGTTGAGCAGCATGGGTATTTGCTCAATGCGGTGCATCCTTATTTTCACATTTTATCCCAGGCTGCTGGTAAAGAACCTCATGCAGTAATGTTAAGCGATCGCCATGCTGTTTTATTAGGTTTAACTGGTGATGAACAAACTATCAATACAGAATCTTTTCCCCAAGCTGGTTCTTTATTATCCGAAAGTGTAGCTGGTGCTAATGGTATCGGTACATCCTTAGCAGAAGAAGATTATGTAGAAATAATCACTAGTGAGCATTTTATTGATGGCTTTCATCCCTTTACCTGTCAAGGTATTCCCCTACGTAACGAAAAACAAGAGATTGTCGGAGTCCTCAGTATCTCATCACAACGTCAGGATGTAGGAAAGCGCTTAAAAGAAATATTATTATGTGCATCTCGTGCAGTTGAAGCAGAAATTTTAATAGCAAATCTAGAAAAAGATATTCATCGTGTACTGATATCCCATCCTGATGACTATCAACCACTAGAAAAACTACGTCAGGATATTATCCAAGCACATCATGCTGCACGCTTAAAGTTAGAAGTTAGTTCTCGCTTAGTAGCAGTAAATCGCCTAGATTATGCCAAACAGTTACTACAACAGGCAGAACAATCGATCAGTATGTTTCAACGTCAAGGCGAAATCTGGCGTAACATAGCATCCAATCATGTTGATTCAGTCAAAACGATCTCTCTCACTGATACCATTCAAGATTTAGTAGAACTACTATCCACTGAGTCCGCCATCCGTAAGGTAGAGGTAGTCACGCACTGGCAAGAACCAATTACGGTAATTACCGAACCAGCAAGTCTTTTACGCCGTTTGTTACGTTATTTTTTGCAATGTTTTGAGATCGCTGGTAAAGGGGGAACACTAGAAATAACTGCACATAGGATATTAAATTCCGAAAATATACTAGTGAGGTTTATGCCTATTGCAGTTTTAAATACATATTCAGTAGAACCAACACCGTTTACATTTTCTTTACCAGTAAAAATTAAGCAACATGAACAATCAGAATTTAGGAAAAGGGAAGGTTTTAATCGCTGA
- a CDS encoding DUF3181 family protein: MAKTNTTELLEALAAEIGENVYIDIAKWHLYLSDAKLHTVVAEQLYPLITTNSVTEDRVIKVLESIPVKIGGGKRELSLIDLLPVQCQVNLVDILEKYQREI; the protein is encoded by the coding sequence ATGGCTAAGACTAACACTACAGAATTGCTAGAAGCCCTAGCAGCCGAAATTGGCGAAAATGTTTATATAGATATTGCCAAATGGCATCTATATTTATCTGATGCCAAACTGCATACAGTTGTTGCTGAACAGTTGTATCCTTTAATTACTACGAACTCTGTTACTGAAGACCGAGTTATCAAAGTATTAGAATCTATTCCCGTCAAAATTGGTGGTGGTAAAAGAGAACTGTCTTTAATTGATTTACTACCCGTGCAATGTCAAGTCAATCTAGTAGATATTTTAGAAAAATATCAACGCGAAATATAA
- a CDS encoding DUF2470 domain-containing protein, translating into MSDQFSTEISSRICNHMNEDHANAVVLYAQVFGGVSQASSAQMLAIDAQGMDLTAEVNGETVPVRVQFDHVLADAEDAHQTLIAMVRQARVQAK; encoded by the coding sequence ATGTCTGACCAGTTTTCTACGGAAATTAGCTCACGCATTTGCAACCACATGAATGAAGACCATGCCAATGCGGTAGTTCTCTATGCTCAAGTTTTTGGTGGAGTTAGCCAGGCTTCGTCCGCCCAAATGCTGGCAATTGATGCGCAAGGTATGGATTTAACGGCTGAAGTGAATGGGGAAACTGTCCCTGTTCGTGTCCAGTTTGACCATGTTTTAGCAGATGCAGAAGATGCTCATCAAACTTTAATTGCGATGGTTAGACAGGCAAGAGTTCAGGCGAAGTAG
- a CDS encoding response regulator: MNNQNLGKGKVLIADDDDDSRIMLSFILQEEGWEVSEACNGKEAVEKVIEQKPDLLILDNRMPELTGVEVYQCLQAEGIKITVVFATAHGYLDELASSLGVTHFINKPYEIPKLLKMVESAYANSCNSATIF; the protein is encoded by the coding sequence ATGAACAATCAGAATTTAGGAAAAGGGAAGGTTTTAATCGCTGATGATGATGATGACAGTCGGATTATGCTCTCTTTCATATTGCAAGAAGAAGGTTGGGAAGTATCCGAGGCTTGTAATGGTAAAGAAGCTGTAGAAAAAGTAATTGAACAGAAACCGGATCTATTGATTTTGGATAATAGAATGCCGGAGTTAACAGGAGTTGAAGTTTATCAATGTCTGCAAGCAGAAGGTATTAAGATAACCGTTGTCTTCGCCACAGCACACGGTTATCTGGACGAATTAGCTTCATCCTTGGGTGTAACTCATTTCATTAATAAGCCATATGAAATTCCCAAGTTATTGAAGATGGTAGAGTCTGCTTACGCTAATTCTTGCAACTCAGCCACTATCTTTTAG
- a CDS encoding DUF4330 domain-containing protein, whose product MAILDSKGRLFGKVNILDLGALLVIVLVIFGIFVFPGTSGTVAQINAKTVPIEVDLVVRGLNVRDPKKLGENGLKNGGKTKVIIRNQPYGEIEIKSVQLLPRTVVVSQPDGSVKELPDPKANNFSTDMLLTLDGKAQVTQDGPVLGNSKVKIGMPFELEGFNYNFNATVIDIRLQK is encoded by the coding sequence ATGGCTATTTTAGATTCCAAAGGTCGCTTGTTTGGCAAAGTAAATATCCTTGATTTAGGTGCTTTGCTAGTTATTGTGTTAGTTATATTTGGTATTTTCGTATTTCCAGGCACTTCCGGTACTGTTGCCCAAATCAATGCCAAAACAGTACCCATAGAGGTAGATTTGGTTGTTCGTGGTTTAAATGTCCGCGACCCAAAAAAATTAGGTGAAAATGGGTTGAAAAATGGCGGTAAAACTAAAGTTATTATTCGTAACCAACCTTATGGTGAGATTGAAATTAAATCTGTGCAACTTCTACCTAGAACAGTAGTAGTTTCTCAACCAGATGGTTCTGTTAAAGAATTACCAGACCCCAAAGCTAACAACTTTAGTACAGATATGCTTTTAACCTTGGATGGTAAAGCACAAGTTACTCAAGATGGCCCAGTTTTAGGTAACAGTAAAGTAAAAATTGGTATGCCCTTTGAACTGGAAGGGTTCAATTACAATTTCAATGCAACCGTTATCGATATCAGATTGCAAAAATAG
- a CDS encoding DsbA family protein: MRQLFRHLRNWVIFSLLCLVVSWSLPAQAATRSNSRLEQQVIQILREHPEVIIESVQTYQQQQQQQVNQAREEFLQELKTHAKAVIGNSPATSAVEFKAVLVEFSDFQCPYCAEAHKTLKQLIAKHQGEVTLVYKHLPLIPIHDQAMPAARAAWAANQQGKFWEYHDALFTNQKQLGEALYLDIAKKLDLDLEKFNSDRRLADTAISEDIQLAQKLGVAGTPFFVMNSKTFSGGIQLSDVESKLAEAS; the protein is encoded by the coding sequence ATGCGTCAATTATTTCGACATCTACGTAATTGGGTAATATTCAGCTTACTGTGCTTGGTTGTCAGTTGGTCTTTACCAGCACAAGCAGCTACTCGCAGCAATTCCCGACTAGAACAGCAAGTCATACAAATTCTTCGAGAACACCCGGAAGTAATTATCGAATCTGTTCAAACCTATCAGCAGCAACAACAACAACAAGTAAACCAAGCAAGGGAAGAATTTTTACAAGAATTGAAAACTCATGCTAAAGCTGTCATAGGTAATTCCCCTGCAACTAGTGCAGTTGAGTTCAAAGCAGTATTAGTAGAATTTTCTGATTTTCAATGTCCTTACTGTGCCGAGGCGCATAAAACCTTGAAACAACTAATAGCAAAGCATCAAGGTGAAGTGACATTAGTTTACAAACACCTACCGTTGATTCCCATTCATGACCAAGCTATGCCAGCAGCAAGGGCAGCTTGGGCAGCAAATCAGCAAGGTAAGTTTTGGGAATATCATGATGCTTTATTTACCAATCAAAAGCAACTTGGTGAAGCTTTATATTTAGATATTGCCAAAAAACTCGACCTTGATTTGGAAAAGTTTAACAGCGATCGCCGTCTTGCTGATACCGCAATTAGTGAAGATATTCAACTAGCTCAAAAATTAGGTGTTGCTGGCACACCTTTCTTCGTGATGAACAGTAAAACCTTCTCTGGTGGTATACAACTATCAGATGTAGAAAGTAAATTAGCTGAGGCTAGTTAA
- a CDS encoding acetyltransferase, with product MFLQIRDSSDLVKIVDIQELIDPNIKTVHGKDQKGQEEQDTDSFKKENLVFPSGESLPRCWLDANYRQA from the coding sequence ATGTTTTTACAAATTAGGGACAGTAGCGATCTAGTGAAGATTGTTGATATTCAGGAGTTGATTGATCCGAATATTAAGACTGTTCATGGAAAGGATCAAAAAGGACAAGAAGAACAAGATACTGATTCTTTCAAAAAGGAAAATCTTGTGTTCCCCTCTGGTGAGAGTCTACCACGTTGTTGGTTAGATGCAAATTATAGGCAAGCTTAA
- a CDS encoding tetratricopeptide repeat protein, whose amino-acid sequence MTQPCNRVSVWEERRNEANTYYKQGKFQEYLDLITENLQLARAIPDRAREGHTLNDIGLAYLECWQPQKALECFHQALAVAVEIGNIQAEATALSNLGSTCSRLGKLSQALEYFEKAAQIFRDLQDTPGEVSTLNDMALIYVRLGEPKRSLLLQNQILAMRRLLGDFSGEATTLNGMGFAYNALGQFELALHYLEQALPIQKAAKNIAGEAITLNNIASTYLDLGQPKQALLIYHQVLLTRQAMCDRPGEATTLNNIGFTYYKLGSHRKGLKLYKQALTIYQHLGDSLGEISTLLNMGNLYVTTKRKKFALMCYRNAQELAEQIEEQSIFEKVKQCMDAL is encoded by the coding sequence ATGACGCAACCTTGCAATCGAGTTAGTGTTTGGGAAGAACGTCGTAATGAAGCTAATACCTACTACAAACAGGGAAAATTTCAAGAATATCTCGATTTGATAACGGAAAATTTACAATTAGCCAGAGCAATTCCAGACCGTGCTAGAGAAGGTCATACGTTAAACGATATTGGTTTAGCATATCTTGAGTGCTGGCAACCACAAAAAGCATTAGAGTGTTTCCATCAAGCGCTGGCTGTGGCTGTAGAAATTGGCAATATACAAGCAGAAGCTACAGCGTTGAGTAATTTAGGTTCGACTTGTAGTCGCCTCGGAAAACTTTCTCAAGCGTTGGAATATTTTGAGAAAGCGGCACAAATCTTTAGGGATCTGCAAGATACTCCAGGCGAAGTTTCTACCCTAAACGATATGGCGTTAATTTATGTCAGATTGGGTGAACCTAAGCGATCGCTTTTACTGCAAAATCAAATCTTAGCAATGCGACGCTTGTTAGGAGACTTTTCTGGTGAAGCCACTACACTTAATGGTATGGGATTCGCCTATAATGCTTTAGGTCAGTTTGAGTTGGCGCTGCACTATCTCGAACAAGCACTACCGATTCAAAAAGCTGCTAAGAATATTGCTGGTGAAGCCATCACATTGAATAATATCGCGTCCACATATCTTGACTTAGGACAACCTAAACAAGCGTTGTTAATTTACCATCAAGTCCTGTTAACACGTCAAGCAATGTGCGATCGCCCAGGTGAAGCCACAACTCTCAACAATATCGGCTTTACATACTATAAACTGGGCAGTCACCGTAAAGGGCTAAAGCTCTACAAACAAGCACTGACTATTTATCAACATCTAGGAGATTCTCTAGGAGAAATTTCCACATTATTGAATATGGGCAACCTTTATGTAACAACAAAACGCAAAAAGTTCGCCTTAATGTGCTATCGCAACGCTCAAGAATTAGCAGAGCAAATCGAAGAGCAGTCCATCTTTGAGAAAGTCAAACAGTGTATGGATGCTTTGTAA
- a CDS encoding metallophosphoesterase family protein, which translates to MSQTSQRQIVIGDVHGHYEGLITLLEAIAPGANDKVYFLGDLIDRGPHSSSVIDLVKDNNYLCLLGNHEQMLLNVLSSDISVATMQAWLHSGGHATIASYQDKSIPKEHLEWLQSLPTYIDLGDVWLTHAGVDPHLPLSEQTAEQFCWIREDFHSIRQPYFPDKLIIIGHTITFTFPGVNPGQLAQGQGWLDIDTGAYHPRSGWLTALDITNNLIYQINIFTNSLRTLPLAEGVVQVDPEKIAVRRSKQRA; encoded by the coding sequence ATGAGCCAAACTAGTCAACGTCAAATAGTTATTGGGGATGTGCATGGACACTACGAGGGATTGATAACTTTATTAGAAGCGATCGCTCCTGGAGCCAATGACAAAGTATATTTTTTGGGAGACTTAATTGATCGTGGCCCCCATAGCTCATCCGTAATTGATTTAGTCAAAGACAATAATTATCTGTGTCTGTTGGGAAACCACGAACAGATGTTACTCAACGTTCTCAGCAGTGATATTTCCGTTGCTACAATGCAAGCTTGGCTACACAGTGGCGGTCATGCAACTATCGCTAGTTACCAAGATAAAAGTATTCCCAAAGAACATTTAGAGTGGTTGCAAAGTTTGCCCACATATATTGATTTGGGCGATGTTTGGTTAACTCATGCTGGTGTTGATCCTCACCTACCCTTATCAGAACAAACCGCCGAGCAATTTTGCTGGATTAGAGAAGATTTTCACAGTATTCGCCAGCCATACTTTCCTGATAAGCTGATCATTATTGGTCATACAATTACCTTCACCTTCCCCGGTGTAAATCCTGGTCAATTAGCCCAAGGTCAGGGTTGGCTTGATATAGATACAGGTGCCTACCACCCCCGTAGCGGTTGGTTAACAGCATTGGATATTACAAATAACTTAATTTATCAAATTAATATTTTTACAAATTCCCTACGTACCTTACCCTTAGCAGAGGGAGTAGTTCAAGTTGATCCAGAAAAGATAGCGGTTCGTCGTAGCAAGCAGCGAGCGTAA